One Methanococcus aeolicus Nankai-3 DNA segment encodes these proteins:
- a CDS encoding 4Fe-4S binding protein yields MESPSLKNFARIIVSGIYENLERVVFGTDSYTSVEMTNNILSGVELPNMVFKELCIGCEGCANICPTKAIEMVETEPVQLTKTYTKNSIPKIDAEQCVFCLYCNDFCPVFSVFNEISPIHPRHVGDYNEDGTLSVAVDLKKLLERPVDIPEEQLKKISTILSVNLSKMVKSEKNNE; encoded by the coding sequence ATGGAAAGTCCATCATTAAAAAATTTTGCAAGAATTATAGTATCGGGCATATACGAAAATCTCGAAAGAGTGGTATTTGGAACAGATAGTTATACTTCTGTTGAAATGACAAATAATATTTTATCTGGGGTGGAGCTCCCAAACATGGTATTTAAAGAATTATGTATTGGATGCGAAGGTTGTGCAAATATTTGCCCCACAAAAGCCATAGAAATGGTAGAAACTGAACCTGTTCAATTAACTAAAACATACACTAAAAATAGTATTCCTAAAATAGATGCCGAACAATGTGTTTTCTGCCTATACTGCAATGATTTTTGCCCTGTGTTCTCGGTGTTTAATGAAATATCGCCAATACATCCCAGACATGTCGGAGATTATAATGAAGACGGAACGCTATCTGTGGCCGTAGATTTAAAAAAATTGTTGGAAAGACCAGTGGATATTCCAGAGGAACAACTTAAAAAAATATCAACTATTCTTTCTGTAAATCTTTCAAAAATGGTTAAATCGGAAAAAAACAACGAATAA
- a CDS encoding NADH-quinone oxidoreductase subunit B family protein, with product MIEKTARKKNIHIMVAYTGGCNGCDIDIVNCVLSPFYDAEQYNVFLTWNPREADILLVSGCVTKVMTEPLKEIYEAIPEPKAVVAVGCCALMGGVYANIGGDLGTSDFIDGPVKNIIPVDINVPGCSPRPEDIIQGIVQALPKILE from the coding sequence ATGATAGAAAAAACTGCCCGTAAAAAAAATATACATATTATGGTGGCATACACAGGAGGCTGTAATGGCTGTGATATAGATATTGTAAATTGTGTTTTGTCTCCATTTTATGATGCCGAACAATACAATGTATTTTTAACATGGAATCCCAGGGAGGCAGATATTTTATTGGTTAGTGGCTGTGTAACAAAGGTAATGACAGAACCCCTTAAAGAAATATATGAGGCAATACCTGAACCAAAGGCAGTAGTTGCAGTAGGTTGCTGTGCCTTGATGGGTGGAGTATATGCTAATATCGGGGGAGATTTGGGAACTTCTGATTTCATAGACGGGCCTGTTAAAAATATAATTCCTGTTGATATAAATGTTCCGGGCTGTTCTCCAAGACCAGAGGACATAATACAGGGAATAGTTCAAGCTTTACCGAAGATTTTAGAATAA
- a CDS encoding respiratory chain complex I subunit 1 family protein — MIAYNMSYLYGIELILSIVGIPLIAFAVSTLIPGIQRKIQARIQQRKGPSILSPGFWALFKFLAKKNKEPHSIMPKLYKFMPVVSFVVIWCLLASTTIPNMGVLSNVIVLAGLLKIEELVYIVMGSLSSSVMGIRMPFIDDCKGAKSLSAVKMTLEQLGAVRAFKLISVGSFPFYVAVMIPFIQQKSIYLDSISGQNILFTVGGLLGAIAYFVGFMIMIKDYPFSIMHTKADVIEGPTMEYSGTYRAIYLSVKELLMITLGSLFATLYLGIYPDVNNPITIIMNFAVAFVFPILGAVISAFTPVLTFRQVYPISLYTTIIAFVGVILALMGI; from the coding sequence ATGATTGCTTATAATATGTCATATCTTTATGGAATAGAATTAATACTGTCAATAGTAGGAATTCCATTAATAGCTTTTGCTGTATCTACGCTAATTCCCGGAATTCAAAGGAAGATTCAAGCACGAATTCAGCAAAGAAAAGGACCTTCAATATTATCGCCGGGTTTTTGGGCATTGTTTAAGTTTTTGGCAAAGAAAAACAAAGAACCACATAGTATTATGCCAAAATTGTATAAATTTATGCCTGTTGTTAGTTTTGTTGTTATTTGGTGTCTTCTTGCATCCACTACAATACCAAATATGGGGGTATTGTCAAATGTGATAGTTTTAGCTGGACTGTTAAAAATAGAGGAATTAGTATATATTGTGATGGGCTCATTATCCAGCTCTGTAATGGGGATTAGGATGCCGTTTATTGATGATTGTAAGGGGGCAAAATCATTAAGTGCGGTAAAAATGACATTAGAACAGTTGGGAGCAGTTAGGGCATTTAAACTTATATCTGTTGGTTCATTTCCTTTTTATGTGGCTGTAATGATTCCATTTATTCAGCAAAAAAGTATATATCTTGATTCGATTTCTGGACAAAATATATTATTCACTGTTGGGGGATTGCTTGGAGCTATTGCATATTTTGTGGGTTTTATGATTATGATAAAAGATTATCCGTTTTCAATTATGCACACTAAGGCAGATGTAATTGAAGGTCCAACAATGGAATATTCTGGAACTTATAGGGCAATTTATTTATCTGTAAAGGAGCTCCTTATGATTACTCTGGGAAGTTTATTTGCTACGCTGTATTTGGGCATTTATCCAGATGTAAATAATCCTATTACTATAATAATGAATTTTGCCGTTGCCTTTGTGTTTCCAATATTGGGTGCTGTTATAAGTGCTTTTACACCAGTATTAACATTTAGGCAGGTTTATCCAATATCATTATATACAACCATTATAGCCTTTGTGGGAGTTATATTGGCCTTAATGGGAATTTAA
- a CDS encoding replication factor C large subunit, whose product MNGDLMNWVEKYRPKTMSEIVGNNKIKEELKNWIEEILHNEIPKPVLLVGPPGCGKTTLTNALANDYGFELIELNASDKRNKDIIRQIVGGASSSKSITGKRVLIVLDEVDGLSGNSDRGGVSEIIKIIKNAKNPIILTANDIYKPSLMSLRTVCNIVKIGSVHTNSIVPVLRRISLKEGFEVDDKILKIIAKHAGGDVRSAINDLESLAMGNTFDEDNVRELPDRDTDKSIFDAIRIIFKTTHYDISLEATRDLKEDIGTVQEWIAENVPREYKKGKEICLAYDNLSKADIFLGRVYKRQYYGLWRYASALMSAGVSLAKDEKYRGFFSYMRPTIFTKMSRSKGKRGAVNKVLEKISLKSHVSKRRAREDILYLEYILKNDAEMGAKLCEFYEFTKEDIEYLTNKTIAKKIIKLMKGDDKKTNNKKGKENKTKNTTKKIKEIKETPKKEEVKEPKKQIEKQKSEKKEPKKQMTLESFF is encoded by the coding sequence ATAAATGGTGATTTAATGAATTGGGTTGAAAAATACCGACCAAAAACAATGTCAGAAATTGTTGGAAATAATAAAATTAAAGAAGAACTAAAAAACTGGATAGAAGAAATATTGCATAATGAAATCCCAAAACCTGTTTTATTGGTTGGTCCGCCAGGATGTGGTAAAACCACACTTACTAATGCCCTTGCAAATGATTATGGATTTGAATTAATTGAATTAAATGCAAGTGATAAAAGAAATAAAGATATAATCCGCCAAATTGTGGGCGGTGCCTCTTCCTCAAAATCCATAACAGGTAAAAGAGTATTAATAGTATTAGATGAAGTTGACGGACTTTCTGGAAACAGTGACAGGGGAGGAGTTAGCGAAATAATAAAAATAATAAAAAATGCAAAAAATCCAATAATTTTAACTGCAAATGATATATATAAACCATCTTTGATGTCTTTAAGAACCGTATGTAATATTGTAAAAATCGGTTCAGTTCATACAAATTCCATTGTTCCAGTATTGCGGAGAATATCTTTAAAAGAAGGCTTTGAAGTAGATGACAAAATATTAAAAATTATAGCAAAACATGCAGGGGGAGATGTTAGAAGTGCCATTAACGACTTGGAATCTCTTGCTATGGGGAATACTTTCGATGAAGATAATGTAAGGGAGCTCCCTGACAGAGACACAGATAAAAGTATTTTTGATGCCATAAGAATTATATTTAAAACTACCCACTACGATATATCATTAGAAGCTACACGAGATTTAAAAGAGGATATAGGAACGGTTCAGGAATGGATAGCCGAAAATGTGCCAAGAGAATATAAAAAAGGAAAAGAAATATGTTTAGCATATGATAATTTATCAAAAGCAGATATATTTTTAGGCAGAGTGTATAAAAGGCAGTATTATGGGCTTTGGAGATATGCTTCGGCATTAATGAGTGCAGGAGTATCATTGGCAAAAGATGAAAAATATAGGGGATTTTTTTCATATATGAGACCTACAATATTTACAAAAATGTCAAGAAGTAAGGGAAAACGGGGGGCAGTGAATAAAGTGCTTGAAAAAATAAGTTTAAAATCTCATGTATCAAAAAGAAGGGCGCGGGAGGATATTTTATATTTAGAATATATTTTAAAAAATGATGCCGAAATGGGGGCAAAATTATGCGAATTTTACGAATTTACAAAAGAAGATATTGAATATTTAACAAACAAAACAATTGCCAAAAAAATAATTAAATTAATGAAGGGAGATGATAAAAAAACCAATAATAAAAAAGGAAAAGAAAATAAAACCAAAAATACCACTAAAAAGATTAAAGAAATTAAAGAAACTCCAAAAAAAGAAGAAGTTAAAGAACCTAAAAAACAAATAGAAAAACAAAAATCAGAGAAAAAAGAACCTAAAAAACAAATGACATTGGAATCATTTTTCTAA
- a CDS encoding HTH domain-containing protein, with protein sequence MEQNKQNNNSNINIDFWTFLEQCYNNNVKIDLGHLKILTALLHSNSNYVSGEYLKKCIDRDSRGAVHKRIRDLKILGFEIVTKSGNFGGYKLIKIPEWFKLSGY encoded by the coding sequence ATGGAGCAAAATAAACAAAATAATAACAGTAATATAAATATTGATTTTTGGACATTTTTAGAACAATGCTATAATAATAATGTAAAAATAGATTTAGGGCATTTAAAAATTTTAACTGCATTATTGCATTCTAACTCTAATTATGTATCGGGGGAATATTTAAAAAAATGTATTGATAGAGATAGCAGGGGTGCAGTCCATAAACGGATAAGGGATTTGAAAATATTGGGATTTGAAATAGTTACAAAATCGGGTAATTTTGGAGGGTATAAACTTATAAAAATTCCCGAATGGTTTAAACTAAGTGGATATTAA
- a CDS encoding monovalent cation/H+ antiporter subunit E, protein MASVFGIFGYSIVFIKALAEAWIDVIKRSLNGDINPEIIEIDTKINSLMGQVLLASSITLTPGTLTIGISPEKKILKIASISPRKRDEIIPFEPYIKKIFD, encoded by the coding sequence ATGGCTAGTGTTTTCGGCATTTTTGGTTATTCTATTGTATTTATAAAGGCGTTGGCGGAAGCTTGGATTGATGTAATAAAAAGAAGCTTAAATGGAGATATAAACCCTGAAATTATAGAAATAGACACAAAAATAAATAGTTTAATGGGTCAAGTTTTACTTGCATCAAGCATCACCTTAACACCTGGAACTTTAACTATTGGAATATCTCCTGAAAAAAAGATATTAAAAATAGCTTCAATAAGTCCTCGTAAAAGAGATGAAATAATTCCATTTGAACCATATATAAAAAAGATTTTTGATTAA
- the pfdA gene encoding prefoldin subunit alpha yields MNEELQQQYYQLEMYGQQVQKLQEELEKIELMKMELLKSIDSMEGLKDSEDILIPLGGGAFIKAKAMDTKKVIMGAGADVFLEKDISDVVVDFNKSIEDLDKAGSMIIAKIEETAKVAEQMQKDLEEKVQAMEGQMGGAPTLQM; encoded by the coding sequence ATGAATGAAGAATTACAACAACAATATTATCAGTTGGAAATGTATGGGCAACAAGTTCAAAAACTTCAAGAAGAACTTGAAAAAATAGAGTTAATGAAAATGGAGCTCCTAAAATCAATAGATTCAATGGAAGGATTAAAAGATTCCGAGGATATATTAATACCTCTTGGAGGCGGCGCATTTATAAAGGCAAAAGCAATGGATACCAAAAAAGTAATTATGGGGGCCGGTGCAGATGTATTCCTTGAAAAAGATATTTCAGATGTTGTAGTAGATTTCAATAAATCTATTGAAGACTTGGATAAAGCTGGAAGTATGATTATTGCTAAAATAGAAGAAACTGCAAAAGTTGCAGAACAAATGCAGAAAGATTTGGAGGAAAAAGTTCAGGCCATGGAGGGTCAAATGGGCGGAGCTCCAACACTTCAAATGTAA
- a CDS encoding DEAD/DEAH box helicase, with protein MTMTEFLELGLCENTVEALEKKGFKHPTPIQKKAIPMLLDGDYDVVGQAQTGTGKTAAFGLPIIEKLENTDKEVQAIILTPTRELALQVSDELNSLRGSKNLKIVAMYGGQPIQEQIRQLKKGVNVVVGTPGRIMDHLKRGTLRLHTIKYFVLDEADEMLDMGFIDDIEDILRYTNPDKKMLLFSATLPRRIMGLAKRYMGKYKVISVKSENLTTDMVEQVYYEVRSSDKFEALCRVIDINKEFYGIVFCKTRAEVNDIANKLSAKGYFAEGLHGDIAQNQREKILNRFKAKRTKILVATDVAARGIDVTDLTHVVNYDIPQNPEAYVHRIGRTGRAGKRGTAITFVQPDEFRRLKDIKRTAKTEIAKKDVPSIEEIKEVKKTAVMDKIYNIIEAEDCEGYLDLAEGLLENNEDPKTVVASLLKHAFHDELNKKYGKMKQVRNVKEVKSGQNRLFVAQGKRDGMNPKKLVDYIEEETGVRSRFIDDVTVLENFAYITVSSRDADKIIRALGINPRNGKPMAEKAKQRRG; from the coding sequence ATGACTATGACAGAATTTTTAGAATTAGGATTATGTGAAAATACAGTAGAAGCACTCGAAAAAAAAGGATTTAAACACCCAACACCAATACAAAAAAAGGCAATCCCAATGTTATTGGACGGGGATTATGATGTTGTTGGACAGGCGCAAACAGGAACAGGAAAAACAGCGGCATTCGGGCTTCCAATTATTGAAAAATTGGAAAATACTGACAAAGAAGTTCAAGCTATCATACTTACACCAACAAGAGAGCTGGCTTTACAGGTATCTGATGAGCTTAACTCATTAAGAGGAAGCAAAAATTTAAAAATTGTGGCAATGTATGGGGGACAGCCAATACAAGAGCAAATAAGACAGTTGAAAAAAGGAGTAAATGTTGTAGTGGGAACACCGGGAAGAATTATGGACCACTTAAAAAGGGGAACACTAAGATTACACACAATAAAATACTTTGTTCTTGATGAAGCCGATGAAATGCTTGATATGGGATTCATTGACGATATTGAAGATATACTTAGATACACAAACCCAGATAAAAAAATGTTGTTATTCTCTGCAACACTTCCAAGAAGAATTATGGGATTGGCAAAAAGATATATGGGTAAATATAAGGTAATAAGTGTTAAATCAGAAAATTTAACAACAGATATGGTTGAACAAGTTTATTATGAAGTTAGGAGCTCCGATAAATTTGAAGCACTATGTAGAGTAATTGATATAAACAAGGAATTCTATGGAATTGTGTTTTGTAAGACAAGAGCAGAAGTAAATGATATTGCTAACAAATTATCTGCTAAAGGATACTTTGCAGAAGGTCTTCACGGAGATATAGCTCAAAACCAGAGAGAAAAAATATTAAACAGATTTAAAGCTAAAAGAACAAAAATACTTGTAGCTACCGATGTTGCAGCAAGAGGAATTGATGTAACTGATTTAACCCATGTTGTAAATTATGATATTCCACAAAACCCAGAAGCTTATGTTCATAGGATTGGAAGAACTGGTAGAGCTGGAAAAAGAGGAACGGCAATTACTTTTGTTCAACCTGATGAATTCAGAAGATTAAAGGACATAAAAAGAACGGCAAAAACAGAGATAGCTAAAAAAGATGTTCCATCAATTGAAGAAATTAAAGAAGTTAAAAAAACTGCTGTAATGGATAAAATATATAATATCATAGAAGCAGAAGATTGCGAAGGATATTTGGACCTTGCAGAAGGATTGTTGGAGAACAATGAAGACCCTAAAACAGTAGTAGCTTCACTTTTAAAACATGCGTTCCATGATGAATTAAATAAAAAATATGGAAAAATGAAACAAGTCAGAAATGTAAAAGAAGTTAAAAGTGGACAAAATAGGTTATTTGTTGCCCAAGGAAAAAGAGATGGAATGAACCCTAAAAAATTAGTGGATTACATTGAAGAGGAAACTGGCGTAAGAAGTAGATTTATCGACGATGTTACAGTGCTTGAAAACTTCGCATATATTACAGTATCCTCAAGAGATGCGGACAAAATCATAAGGGCATTAGGAATAAATCCAAGAAATGGAAAGCCAATGGCAGAAAAAGCTAAGCAAAGAAGAGGATAA
- a CDS encoding cation diffusion facilitator family transporter, which translates to MEKIEKGKKVMVVSAILTLFVAILKGIIGYISGSVALIADALHSLSDVLGPIAVYVGLKISQKKPNMKFPYGYSRAETLASLFVSFIIFLTGVETLRQSIDKFFNPSPISHYGAVIIVVLISIGITYYLYKYKTKVGVEIGSDAMIGEGAHSLVDAYTTVAILFAVAGSYMGYYIVEPIVGGIISFIVIGLGLKMVKNDIYTLMDFCDGETINEIKKITLSVKGVEGAHNIKARKSGPFIHCDMHIEVDEELPFKVAHEISETVEKEIKNNIQNINGIIIHTDPIMKKDAIIAIPIMVNDNEVNLMETNNGINKTTITNSHMEKAFNYKINDKFATAKYFLIIEMDCDIINGYRIIENTLNKLNRKKAMAIFDLLYSYDVNTVIVKNIGAGMDNTLRSRGIKIIKTDKDTPKDALLDIKKIK; encoded by the coding sequence ATGGAAAAAATAGAAAAAGGAAAAAAAGTAATGGTTGTAAGTGCCATATTAACATTATTTGTAGCAATTTTAAAAGGAATTATTGGGTATATTTCTGGAAGTGTTGCACTTATTGCAGATGCATTGCATTCTTTATCTGATGTATTGGGCCCTATTGCAGTGTATGTGGGGCTAAAAATTTCCCAGAAAAAACCAAATATGAAATTTCCATATGGGTATAGTAGGGCGGAAACTCTTGCATCTCTATTTGTGTCATTTATAATATTTTTAACGGGAGTAGAAACGCTAAGGCAATCTATTGATAAATTTTTTAATCCGTCTCCAATATCTCATTATGGTGCAGTAATTATAGTAGTATTAATTTCTATTGGTATCACATATTATTTATACAAATATAAGACAAAAGTAGGTGTCGAAATAGGTTCCGATGCCATGATTGGCGAAGGAGCTCACTCTTTGGTGGATGCATATACCACAGTTGCCATATTATTTGCTGTTGCTGGTTCTTATATGGGATATTATATAGTGGAACCAATTGTTGGAGGAATAATAAGTTTTATAGTAATAGGATTGGGCTTAAAAATGGTTAAAAATGATATTTATACCTTAATGGATTTTTGTGATGGGGAAACCATCAACGAAATAAAAAAAATAACATTAAGTGTTAAGGGGGTCGAGGGAGCTCACAATATAAAGGCACGAAAATCTGGACCATTTATTCATTGTGATATGCACATTGAAGTAGATGAGGAGCTCCCTTTTAAAGTGGCACATGAAATTTCGGAAACCGTTGAAAAAGAGATAAAGAATAATATACAGAATATTAACGGCATTATTATTCATACAGACCCAATAATGAAAAAAGATGCCATAATAGCAATTCCAATAATGGTAAATGATAATGAAGTAAATTTAATGGAAACCAACAATGGCATAAATAAAACCACAATAACCAATTCACACATGGAAAAGGCATTTAATTACAAAATAAATGACAAATTTGCCACTGCAAAATATTTTTTAATTATTGAAATGGATTGTGATATTATCAACGGATATAGAATTATAGAAAATACATTGAATAAATTGAATAGAAAAAAAGCCATGGCAATTTTTGATTTATTATATTCGTATGATGTAAATACCGTCATTGTTAAAAATATCGGGGCCGGCATGGATAATACTCTTAGAAGTAGAGGTATTAAAATTATTAAAACCGATAAAGATACACCAAAAGATGCATTATTGGATATCAAAAAAATAAAATAA